A region of Zeugodacus cucurbitae isolate PBARC_wt_2022May chromosome 5, idZeuCucr1.2, whole genome shotgun sequence DNA encodes the following proteins:
- the LOC128922040 gene encoding protein GVQW3-like, with protein sequence MSKTNVYKWYSEFQAGHERVEDEERPGRPSTTTDEAHVQQIKDLVLKNRRLTIKDLADEVGISKASANTILKDVLGLKRVKSRLVPKTYPYCPRNSWSFRQKLNPYRSATTVFT encoded by the coding sequence ATGTctaaaacaaatgtttacaaGTGGTATAGTGAGTTCCAAGCCGGCCATGAACGTGTCGAAGACGAAGAGCGTCCAGGGCGACCATCAACCACAACCGACGAAGCTCAcgttcaacaaatcaaagattTGGTGTTGAAAAATCGTCGATTAACAATTAAAGACCTTGCTGATGAAGTTGGCATATCGAAAGCCTCAGCCAATACCATTTTGAAGGATGTTTTGGGCCTCAAGCGCGTCAAATCTCGATTGGTACCGAAAACATACCCATACTGCCCTCGTAATTCGTGGTCATTTCGCCAAAAACTCAACCCATATCGTTCCGCAACCACCGTATTCACCTGA